Below is a window of Mycobacterium dioxanotrophicus DNA.
CGGGCGGGGGCTTTCGGTGATGACGTTGATGATGGTGCCGCCCGAACGCAGGTGATCGCCGATGATCTGCACCGTCAGCGCAGCGGACACCACCGTGGTGTCGAGTGCGTTGCGCCACGCGGCGGCATGATCGGCCAGCGTGAAGGTGCGGGGGTCCTTGGCGTCCCACCGCGGAGCGGGCACATTGACCAGCGTGTCGATGTGATGCGGGAACAGTCGGCGGGCCTGCTCGAGGCTGGCCGCGTCGGTGTTGTCGAAGACGATCGACTCGACTTCGAGCTCCTTGGCGGCGACCTCCAGGTCGTCAGGGCGACTACCGGCGATTACCACGTTGTGGCCGGCATCTTTGAAGCCCGCCGCGATGACGCGACCAAGCTCGGTATCGCCGCCGGTGACCAGCACCTCCGCCATGATGTACCTCCATGTACCTGGGGATCGCCACCCGGACGGGGACGAACACCCGCCGATGTTACTGGACGGTAGC
It encodes the following:
- a CDS encoding SDR family oxidoreductase, producing the protein MAEVLVTGGDTELGRVIAAGFKDAGHNVVIAGSRPDDLEVAAKELEVESIVFDNTDAASLEQARRLFPHHIDTLVNVPAPRWDAKDPRTFTLADHAAAWRNALDTTVVSAALTVQIIGDHLRSGGTIINVITESPRPGSADAAVKAALADWTVGQAAYFGTRGITVNAVAPGRSSEPGYAGLSSTPPSVADEVARLAVFLTTPAARHITGETMHVGRGALASFA